A DNA window from Ignavibacteriales bacterium contains the following coding sequences:
- a CDS encoding serine hydrolase, with protein sequence MILRRHKSKMFWPMTIPVKPHSSTVFSVAAVIVAMFLCAPSPFPHKAGNTKGRPIAQTVKPMSPPVDSASLVRLLDSLIVPGLEKYHIPGMVVAIVHDSNIVLAKGYGYADVERKIPFDPDSTVIRIASVSKLITGTAVLQLVDRRVLDMHQDINTYLTQFKVDNWPGKPITLHHLLTHTAGFDDRSIGKSAWTQETQVPLGNFLVTRLQRICPPGEVYTYSNISNALAGFVVEEAVHEDYAAYVRHNIFEPLGMARSDYRLRPDLQPLLAQCYSHAGAGFQHNPFDFINDYPGGQMLSTAKDMSKFMIAHLQLGRYAGKRILSEESAVAMHSVQFTHHKGLEHPVGYSFGIVPAKSQTVLMHDGGYTGIGCRLCLSPENRIGFFVACNIMDGRLLDEVSRNILDLFIPDSPQDSTKYPLTILPQYDRGIAEFAGTYRFSRYVHSDVTKMGVLIGMSGPELNIGRNEDGMILMDTYYGKPRRMIQIQPCVFQSIDDKYMCAFRRDESAKITHLFTNGNTAFEKISWYETTSFQRSLLAVCMIFFVFVSIALPIIRKIRKTQKPSRLDVDPIRWFSQKTASTFLIYFLGLGVVMGFVIPQEELMLGFAHGMHWITYIVQTIALLGILFLAGLLGLLFWQSIGRSDARPSEQAWSGWLGLMTAVIGVTFVWFLWYWNLIGYQF encoded by the coding sequence ATGATATTACGAAGACATAAAAGTAAAATGTTTTGGCCAATGACAATTCCTGTGAAACCACATAGTTCAACAGTTTTCTCAGTGGCTGCCGTCATCGTGGCGATGTTCCTCTGTGCTCCATCGCCATTTCCGCACAAGGCCGGAAACACCAAGGGACGACCAATTGCGCAAACCGTAAAGCCAATGTCACCGCCCGTGGATTCAGCTTCACTTGTGCGTCTCCTAGATTCTCTCATCGTTCCGGGACTGGAGAAATATCACATACCCGGGATGGTCGTTGCAATCGTCCATGACAGCAACATCGTTCTGGCAAAAGGATACGGCTACGCCGATGTCGAGCGTAAGATTCCTTTTGATCCGGACAGCACCGTTATACGGATAGCCTCGGTCTCGAAGCTCATCACAGGAACGGCAGTGCTGCAGCTTGTCGATCGCAGAGTGCTCGACATGCATCAGGATATCAACACCTATCTGACACAGTTCAAGGTTGACAATTGGCCGGGAAAGCCGATCACGCTTCACCATCTTCTCACGCATACGGCCGGATTCGATGACCGGTCTATCGGGAAATCAGCATGGACACAAGAAACCCAGGTTCCTTTGGGTAACTTTCTTGTGACGCGCCTTCAACGGATATGCCCGCCGGGCGAAGTGTATACTTATTCGAACATCTCCAACGCGCTTGCTGGCTTCGTGGTGGAGGAAGCCGTGCATGAGGACTATGCCGCGTATGTCCGCCACAACATATTCGAACCCCTCGGGATGGCAAGAAGCGACTACCGGCTGCGCCCGGATCTCCAGCCGCTTTTGGCGCAATGTTACTCTCATGCCGGCGCGGGCTTTCAGCACAACCCGTTTGACTTTATCAATGATTATCCCGGCGGGCAGATGCTTTCAACCGCGAAGGATATGTCAAAGTTCATGATTGCCCACCTTCAGCTCGGACGGTATGCAGGCAAGAGGATCCTGAGCGAGGAAAGTGCTGTGGCTATGCACTCAGTTCAATTCACGCATCATAAGGGATTGGAACATCCGGTCGGGTACAGTTTCGGAATCGTCCCGGCCAAGTCACAGACAGTACTCATGCATGACGGTGGATATACGGGAATCGGTTGTAGACTTTGCCTCAGTCCTGAAAACCGGATCGGTTTCTTCGTGGCGTGCAACATCATGGATGGCAGGCTGCTCGACGAGGTGAGCCGCAATATTCTTGACTTGTTTATTCCCGATTCGCCGCAGGATAGCACGAAATATCCTTTGACCATCCTTCCACAGTATGACAGGGGCATCGCGGAGTTTGCCGGAACGTACCGGTTCTCCCGATATGTGCACAGCGATGTCACAAAGATGGGCGTCCTGATCGGCATGAGCGGCCCCGAACTGAACATCGGGCGGAACGAGGATGGAATGATTTTGATGGACACGTACTATGGCAAGCCGCGCCGAATGATCCAGATCCAGCCCTGCGTGTTCCAGTCGATCGATGACAAATATATGTGCGCATTTCGAAGGGATGAGTCGGCGAAAATTACGCACCTCTTCACGAACGGCAATACTGCTTTTGAGAAGATTTCGTGGTATGAGACGACGAGTTTTCAGCGCAGCTTGCTTGCCGTTTGTATGATATTTTTTGTGTTTGTGTCAATCGCACTCCCGATCATCCGGAAGATTAGGAAAACGCAAAAACCATCCAGGCTGGATGTTGATCCTATACGCTGGTTCTCACAGAAGACGGCATCCACGTTTCTCATCTATTTTCTGGGATTAGGAGTCGTGATGGGATTTGTCATTCCCCAAGAGGAACTGATGTTAGGATTTGCTCACGGGATGCACTGGATAACCTATATCGTGCAGACTATTGCACTTCTGGGCATCTTGTTTCTAGCGGGACTGCTCGGGTTATTGTTCTGGCAGTCTATTGGAAGATCTGATGCGAGACCTAGTGAACAAGCGTGGTCAGGATGGCTGGGTCTCATGACCGCTGTTATTGGAGTGACATTTGTCTGGTTCCTCTGGTACTGGAACCTGATCGGATACCAGTTCTAG
- a CDS encoding S41 family peptidase gives MKRYSIIIILLFLSLQFLLGADEGRFMRYPTIHKDKIVFTYEGDLWSASSAGGIAIRLTSFPGDEFSARFSPDGKTIAFTASYDGPQTVYTMPAEGGTPMRLTYAIGSHQSIGWTPDGERVIFRSYMQNVIGRTTNLYFVSKNGSAPEQFPIDRGTLCSFSADGKKMVYVRKGNEEYNWKGYKGGEYTDIWLYDFGTKTFTPITDYVGKNAYPMWIGDAMYFVSDRTDRVANIYKYDIASHQITQITKYTDVDVIRPETDGSQIIYLHDGYLNILDVATGQYKKLTITIPSDRWALRNHTINPKDYIHFMSISNNDSTVVLEARGDIFIIGIEKGKALNLSNTPGCREMYPQISPDGKWVAFFSDKSGEYQLYKQKIDGGDLIPLTATLERTNYKLLWSPDGKKILFGNKEYAIQYIDVDTKKLTKVDASNQMKNDEFYWEMADYNWSPDSKWICYSFVQANRNSQIFLYSLEQGKKFTISDDFYDNLNPCFDAKGKYLYYLSSQNYDVQMDFYEDNHVLSAPQKIMVVQLQENEPPPFSDSAPDKKSPTEGFHIDLNGIRSRVTPLPVSPGNFFFLKAGSNILAWCSIDKFTEDEYEEIFKPGGESKWNLHIFDMKSKKEVVLADKIREFVLSTNGENILTRKEKDFFTSSVDDAYKSKSIDSKVNLDKLLYAVDVQKEWNQIFNDTWRWYRDFFYDKNMHGRDWKMLGDRYRAYIPQLSSRDELNWVLLQMVGELSVSHTYIGGGDNGPSMKVDNPLFTGWLGADLVPDQSSRYYKFQTIYGPTELNMSLTTPLARPDINVKEGDFLIAINGTEVRVPDDYYKLLQIIEGQKVMITVNSKPSSQGAMTYEVSPIRNSSTPRYFRWLTNNMNKVLAATNGKVGYLHINAMGSGGIAEFDKFWRAFRYKEGVILDVRRNSGGWTEYFLIDKLERKMTAYNVLQGMVPFRYPGSAGNGNYVAVSNEYNGSDGEAFIEDFKANKLGEVVGVPSWGGLVGILNRQITIDNGSVEQSNNAFYGKEGTWLVENHGADPTIMIDNDPASVIAGKDPQLEKAIETILECIKKNPFTFPATPAYPKK, from the coding sequence ATGAAACGTTATTCGATCATTATCATTCTTCTTTTCCTGTCGCTTCAATTTCTCCTTGGCGCGGATGAGGGAAGATTTATGCGTTACCCGACCATCCACAAAGACAAAATTGTCTTTACGTACGAAGGAGATCTGTGGTCGGCTTCGTCCGCAGGAGGAATTGCGATCCGACTTACTTCCTTCCCAGGTGATGAATTCTCGGCACGATTCTCTCCGGATGGCAAAACCATTGCCTTTACCGCGTCATATGATGGACCGCAAACGGTTTATACCATGCCGGCCGAGGGCGGTACACCCATGCGCCTTACTTATGCGATTGGAAGTCATCAGTCAATCGGATGGACTCCGGATGGCGAAAGAGTGATCTTCCGATCCTACATGCAAAATGTGATTGGTAGAACAACGAATCTTTATTTCGTTTCTAAAAATGGATCAGCACCTGAACAGTTCCCCATTGATCGAGGAACACTTTGCAGCTTCTCGGCAGACGGTAAGAAAATGGTTTATGTCCGCAAAGGGAACGAGGAATATAATTGGAAGGGCTACAAAGGGGGCGAATATACGGACATTTGGCTCTATGACTTCGGGACAAAAACTTTTACACCGATCACGGATTATGTCGGTAAGAATGCGTATCCGATGTGGATCGGCGATGCGATGTATTTCGTTTCCGACCGAACAGATCGCGTGGCGAATATCTACAAATATGATATCGCCTCTCACCAGATCACACAAATTACGAAATACACCGATGTCGATGTCATCCGTCCGGAAACCGATGGTTCGCAGATCATTTATCTGCACGACGGGTACCTGAATATTCTCGATGTGGCAACGGGACAGTACAAAAAACTGACCATAACGATCCCTTCCGATCGGTGGGCTCTGCGCAACCATACGATCAATCCCAAGGACTATATCCATTTTATGTCGATTTCGAATAATGACAGCACCGTCGTGTTAGAAGCGCGCGGTGATATCTTTATTATAGGAATTGAAAAAGGAAAAGCGTTGAATCTCTCCAATACTCCAGGGTGCCGTGAGATGTATCCGCAGATTTCGCCAGATGGGAAATGGGTAGCGTTCTTTTCAGATAAATCCGGCGAATACCAACTTTATAAACAGAAGATCGATGGCGGCGACTTGATACCGCTCACCGCAACATTGGAGAGAACGAACTACAAACTCCTTTGGTCACCTGACGGCAAGAAAATCCTTTTCGGGAACAAAGAATACGCAATTCAATATATCGATGTCGATACCAAGAAGCTCACAAAAGTCGATGCATCGAACCAGATGAAGAACGATGAATTCTACTGGGAGATGGCAGATTACAATTGGTCGCCGGACAGTAAATGGATCTGCTACAGCTTCGTTCAAGCAAATCGGAACAGCCAGATATTCCTCTATAGTTTGGAGCAGGGAAAGAAATTCACAATCAGCGACGATTTCTATGATAATCTCAATCCTTGCTTCGATGCCAAAGGAAAGTATCTCTATTACTTATCCAGTCAGAACTACGACGTGCAAATGGACTTCTATGAGGATAACCACGTTCTCTCTGCACCTCAGAAAATTATGGTCGTGCAGTTGCAGGAAAACGAACCGCCTCCGTTCTCCGATTCAGCACCCGATAAAAAATCGCCGACGGAAGGATTCCACATCGATCTGAACGGCATCCGTTCCCGGGTCACTCCACTTCCCGTTTCACCCGGTAACTTCTTCTTCCTCAAAGCCGGGAGTAATATATTAGCGTGGTGTTCAATCGATAAATTCACCGAAGACGAATATGAAGAGATATTCAAACCGGGTGGAGAATCAAAATGGAACCTCCACATCTTTGATATGAAATCGAAGAAAGAAGTTGTGCTTGCGGATAAGATCCGGGAGTTCGTTCTTTCGACGAATGGAGAAAACATTCTCACAAGAAAGGAGAAGGATTTCTTCACATCTTCCGTTGATGATGCTTACAAATCGAAATCCATCGATTCGAAAGTGAACCTCGACAAACTGCTTTATGCTGTAGACGTGCAGAAAGAATGGAACCAGATCTTCAATGACACCTGGAGATGGTATCGCGATTTCTTCTACGATAAGAACATGCATGGACGGGATTGGAAAATGCTGGGCGATCGATACCGTGCTTATATTCCTCAGCTCTCTTCGCGAGATGAACTGAATTGGGTGCTTCTGCAAATGGTGGGTGAGCTTTCAGTATCACATACATACATTGGAGGCGGCGATAACGGGCCATCCATGAAAGTTGATAACCCGCTCTTCACCGGCTGGCTTGGCGCCGATCTCGTACCGGATCAATCATCGCGGTACTACAAATTCCAGACGATCTATGGCCCAACAGAACTCAATATGTCCCTGACGACTCCACTTGCCCGTCCCGATATCAATGTCAAAGAAGGAGATTTCCTCATTGCTATCAACGGAACCGAAGTGCGTGTACCGGACGACTATTACAAATTACTCCAAATCATCGAGGGTCAGAAGGTGATGATCACGGTAAACAGTAAACCTTCATCACAAGGCGCAATGACATACGAAGTCTCACCCATCCGGAATAGCAGCACTCCGCGGTATTTTCGATGGTTGACGAATAATATGAATAAAGTACTCGCCGCAACGAACGGTAAAGTTGGTTACCTCCATATCAATGCAATGGGTTCAGGCGGTATTGCTGAGTTCGATAAATTCTGGCGCGCATTCCGTTATAAAGAAGGAGTGATCCTGGATGTTCGCCGCAACTCTGGAGGGTGGACGGAGTACTTTCTCATAGATAAACTCGAGCGTAAGATGACGGCCTATAACGTGCTTCAGGGTATGGTTCCATTCCGGTACCCGGGAAGCGCCGGAAATGGCAACTACGTAGCCGTTTCTAATGAATACAATGGCTCAGATGGTGAAGCATTCATCGAGGATTTTAAGGCAAATAAACTCGGCGAAGTTGTCGGAGTCCCCTCGTGGGGCGGATTAGTGGGTATTCTGAATCGGCAGATCACCATCGATAACGGATCGGTGGAGCAATCCAACAATGCCTTCTACGGAAAAGAGGGCACATGGCTGGTTGAAAATCATGGAGCAGATCCGACGATTATGATAGACAATGATCCCGCATCAGTTATAGCCGGAAAAGATCCACAATTGGAAAAGGCAATCGAAACAATTCTTGAGTGCATCAAGAAAAATCCGTTCACCTTCCCTGCTACTCCGGCATATCCGAAGAAGTAA
- a CDS encoding M1 family metallopeptidase — MKRTIGTILLILFWYSVGVSRQIIFPSPLSPCIANYDIAVTLDTQKKMLHGKETLVWRNKSLDKIKELQFHLYINGFKNTESTFMKESRQRDGEVEGIPWGWIDVKKMVIRNGEDLTNKMRYIHPDDDNDQDQTVISVPLTKPVRRGKIITIDLEFEVQLPMIYARTGYKDNFFMVAQWFPKIGVYEAAGDRYATKGSWNCHQFHAETEFFSDYGVYNVEITVPQNYIVGAVGVLQQELKNSDSTKTLKFRAEDVHDFSWSASPDFTVIEDQWRSVHIRLLTQKYKVGSISERYIQSMKVALQHLNDWAGTYPYPNVTIVDPPLMAEKAGGMEYPTLITGLSIWGLPKKIRMVEVVTIHEFGHQYFYGLLGSNEFEEAWLDEGFTQYFETRIMDAAYGEKTSFVDIFGLRIGDFEFSRWGYIDMRNNKIAPTLQPAWQYRAGGYGSLTYMKSAALLVTLERMVSRPVMDEIMHTYFERWKFKHPCTRDFIAVVNEIVPKHHGEKFGKDMNWYFDQVLSGTDVCDYELTSIAVNEIHHSTGIFDVEGKKTNIHRQRGEKPDSLFRSVVLVSRLGEVKMPVDVLIRFDDGKDVRETWDGQVRWKQYIYSGKSKVVSATVDPDNILVLDINMNNNSRTVQPSSIPFWKYTTKFMTLVQAILQSTLLF; from the coding sequence ATGAAACGAACTATTGGAACCATTCTACTCATTCTTTTCTGGTATAGTGTAGGTGTTTCAAGGCAAATAATTTTTCCATCGCCGCTGAGTCCATGTATTGCCAATTATGATATTGCCGTCACGCTTGATACGCAAAAGAAAATGCTTCACGGTAAAGAAACGCTTGTCTGGCGTAATAAATCGCTGGATAAAATCAAGGAACTGCAATTCCATCTATACATAAATGGATTCAAGAATACAGAATCCACGTTTATGAAAGAATCCAGACAGCGAGATGGTGAAGTGGAAGGAATTCCCTGGGGCTGGATCGATGTTAAAAAAATGGTCATTCGTAATGGTGAAGACTTGACGAATAAGATGAGATACATTCATCCGGATGATGATAATGATCAAGACCAGACGGTCATCAGTGTTCCTCTTACAAAACCTGTTCGCAGAGGTAAAATAATTACTATCGATTTGGAATTTGAAGTTCAGCTTCCAATGATATACGCTCGTACAGGATACAAGGATAACTTCTTTATGGTTGCACAATGGTTCCCCAAGATCGGTGTGTATGAAGCGGCAGGCGACCGGTATGCCACGAAAGGAAGTTGGAATTGCCACCAGTTCCATGCTGAGACAGAATTTTTTTCTGATTACGGTGTGTATAATGTTGAAATCACAGTTCCGCAGAACTATATCGTCGGAGCTGTCGGTGTGCTTCAACAGGAATTGAAAAATAGTGATAGCACAAAAACGCTGAAATTCCGAGCCGAAGACGTTCATGATTTCTCATGGTCAGCATCGCCAGATTTTACGGTTATTGAGGATCAATGGCGTTCTGTTCACATCCGCCTGCTTACACAGAAATATAAAGTTGGCAGCATATCGGAGAGATATATTCAATCAATGAAGGTTGCACTTCAGCATCTCAACGATTGGGCTGGAACATATCCCTATCCAAATGTGACCATTGTCGATCCTCCCCTGATGGCGGAGAAAGCAGGTGGTATGGAATATCCAACTCTCATAACCGGACTTTCTATTTGGGGATTGCCAAAAAAAATCCGCATGGTGGAGGTGGTAACAATCCATGAGTTTGGGCATCAGTACTTTTACGGACTTTTAGGAAGCAATGAATTTGAAGAGGCATGGCTCGATGAAGGTTTTACGCAATACTTTGAGACACGCATCATGGATGCAGCATACGGCGAGAAAACTTCTTTTGTGGATATTTTTGGATTGCGTATCGGCGATTTTGAATTTTCTCGCTGGGGATATATCGATATGAGAAATAATAAGATCGCTCCTACACTTCAACCTGCGTGGCAGTATCGTGCTGGGGGATACGGCAGCCTGACATACATGAAAAGTGCAGCACTGCTTGTCACGCTGGAACGGATGGTGAGCCGACCGGTGATGGATGAAATTATGCATACATACTTTGAACGATGGAAGTTTAAGCATCCGTGTACGCGTGATTTTATTGCTGTGGTCAATGAAATTGTTCCCAAGCATCATGGCGAGAAATTCGGAAAGGATATGAATTGGTATTTCGATCAGGTTCTCTCGGGCACGGATGTTTGTGACTATGAACTGACGAGCATTGCAGTAAATGAAATTCATCATTCGACGGGTATATTCGATGTAGAAGGGAAGAAAACAAATATTCATAGGCAACGTGGAGAAAAACCTGATTCACTCTTTAGATCAGTCGTTCTCGTGAGCCGGCTTGGGGAAGTGAAAATGCCTGTTGATGTTCTCATACGCTTCGATGACGGCAAGGATGTTCGTGAAACCTGGGATGGACAGGTCAGGTGGAAACAGTACATCTATTCAGGAAAATCGAAGGTCGTTTCCGCGACGGTTGATCCTGACAATATTCTCGTACTGGACATTAATATGAATAACAATAGCAGGACAGTGCAGCCGTCTTCGATTCCTTTCTGGAAATACACAACAAAATTCATGACGCTGGTTCAAGCGATTCTTCAATCCACACTTCTGTTCTGA
- a CDS encoding AMP-binding protein, whose protein sequence is MTKQRTLPQMFEDSVVKYPNNILLWEKKGDVYKGTTYREIQTLVYQCAAGLIHLGINKGDRLALISEGRNDWVVSELGILFIGAINVPLSVKIDELSDLKFRLAHSGCRAVIVSGAQAQKIRAIKNDLPELTKVILLDGDPQAEEEMAFQTLLHDGQSYLGAHQNEFDIRWKSLRENDPANICYTSGTTADPKGIILTHRNYTANVEQSSMLLTIPEWYCSLLILPWDHAFAHTAGIYTLMNNGASMASIKLGKTPVETLKNIPVNIKETRPTFLLSVPSLAKNFRKNIEKGIREKGEGIEKLFKKAVTLAYAYNGLGWDRGKNATVAEKLQLKMYDVLLFRKIRKNFGGRLEFFIGGGALLDIELQRFFYAIGIPMFQGYGLTEAAPVISANVPKKHKLGSSGYIVPNLTVKICDEKGNELPVGQQGEIVVKGENVMIGYWKNEKATRETIRHGWLYSGDLGYIDNDGFLYVLGRAKSLLISHDGEKYSPEGIEEAIVGNSQYIDQVMLHNNQSTYTVALIVPNKDNVLKYLNDRHLSPLDDVAQDMVLKLIESEIAEYKSGGKYAGEFPERWIPSAIAVLGEGFTEQNHFLNSTLKMVRGKITEFYKDRIDFLFTAEGKNICNHQNRMILKRMG, encoded by the coding sequence ATGACAAAACAAAGAACACTTCCGCAAATGTTTGAAGACAGCGTCGTAAAATATCCTAACAATATTTTACTGTGGGAAAAGAAGGGTGACGTATACAAAGGAACGACGTATCGCGAGATCCAAACACTCGTGTATCAATGCGCGGCAGGACTTATCCATCTCGGTATCAACAAGGGCGATCGATTGGCACTTATCTCCGAAGGGCGAAATGACTGGGTCGTGTCGGAGCTTGGCATTCTCTTCATTGGCGCTATCAATGTGCCGCTTTCAGTGAAGATCGACGAGTTATCGGATTTGAAATTCCGGTTAGCACATTCCGGATGCCGGGCAGTTATTGTCTCTGGAGCGCAGGCACAAAAAATACGTGCAATTAAAAATGATCTACCCGAATTGACAAAAGTCATTTTACTGGACGGTGACCCGCAAGCTGAAGAGGAAATGGCATTCCAAACTCTGCTCCATGATGGTCAGAGTTATCTTGGCGCGCATCAAAATGAGTTTGACATTCGTTGGAAATCGTTACGTGAAAACGATCCTGCGAACATCTGCTACACTTCCGGCACTACTGCAGATCCAAAAGGAATTATTCTCACGCATCGCAATTACACTGCAAACGTCGAACAGTCGTCAATGCTCTTAACGATACCAGAATGGTACTGCTCGCTTCTTATTCTCCCATGGGATCATGCCTTTGCACACACTGCAGGTATCTACACGCTGATGAACAACGGTGCAAGCATGGCATCTATTAAGCTTGGTAAAACACCAGTTGAAACGTTGAAGAATATTCCAGTAAATATTAAAGAGACACGTCCCACATTTCTTCTCAGCGTGCCGTCGTTAGCGAAGAATTTCCGCAAGAATATCGAGAAAGGAATTCGAGAGAAGGGTGAAGGGATTGAGAAACTCTTCAAGAAAGCGGTCACTCTTGCCTATGCATATAACGGCCTTGGCTGGGACCGCGGCAAGAACGCAACTGTTGCGGAAAAACTCCAATTGAAGATGTATGACGTACTACTCTTTCGGAAAATTCGGAAAAACTTTGGTGGGCGGCTCGAATTTTTTATTGGCGGCGGTGCATTGCTGGATATTGAATTACAGCGGTTCTTCTATGCCATTGGCATTCCGATGTTCCAGGGATATGGTTTGACAGAAGCTGCGCCGGTGATTTCTGCAAATGTACCAAAGAAACACAAACTTGGTTCGTCAGGATATATCGTTCCAAATCTTACCGTCAAAATATGCGATGAGAAAGGGAACGAGCTTCCGGTTGGTCAGCAAGGTGAGATTGTGGTAAAAGGTGAGAATGTTATGATCGGTTACTGGAAGAATGAAAAAGCAACCCGCGAAACCATTCGTCATGGATGGCTGTATAGCGGCGATCTCGGGTACATAGACAACGATGGATTTCTGTACGTGCTTGGCCGTGCAAAAAGTTTGCTCATAAGCCACGATGGCGAGAAATACAGTCCGGAAGGAATTGAAGAAGCGATTGTTGGTAATTCGCAATATATCGATCAAGTGATGCTTCACAATAACCAGTCAACGTATACAGTAGCGCTGATTGTTCCGAATAAAGACAATGTGTTGAAGTATCTGAACGATCGACATCTCTCTCCGTTAGATGATGTTGCGCAAGATATGGTGTTGAAATTGATAGAATCGGAAATTGCAGAATACAAGAGTGGGGGAAAATATGCCGGAGAATTTCCGGAACGCTGGATTCCCTCCGCTATTGCAGTATTAGGCGAGGGATTCACAGAACAGAATCATTTCCTCAATAGCACATTGAAGATGGTTCGAGGGAAGATTACAGAGTTCTACAAAGACCGGATCGATTTTCTCTTTACTGCCGAAGGAAAAAATATATGCAATCATCAGAACAGGATGATTCTTAAAAGGATGGGTTAA
- a CDS encoding response regulator: MTTQKHLRVLVVDDQESIRELLRRQLEKIGHTVVGKASNGMQAIELTRSLEPDIVLMDIEMPKMDGLEATKIILDKYPRPVVLLTSHEDPEMVRRASQAGAGAYLLKPPSAEEIERTMIIAAARFADLLELRRLNAELKQALDNVKVLGGLLPICANCKSIRNDKGYWKAVEEYLSENSDVHFSHSLCPACIDKLYPDYKPKKNQ; encoded by the coding sequence ATGACAACACAAAAACATTTGCGAGTCCTGGTTGTAGACGATCAGGAGTCTATCAGAGAACTTTTGCGGCGCCAATTGGAGAAGATCGGGCACACGGTTGTAGGCAAGGCATCAAATGGCATGCAAGCAATCGAACTCACCAGATCCTTGGAACCGGATATTGTGCTCATGGATATTGAGATGCCCAAGATGGACGGTCTCGAAGCAACAAAAATAATATTGGATAAATATCCGAGACCTGTAGTCCTGCTCACCTCACACGAGGATCCGGAGATGGTCAGGCGGGCAAGTCAGGCAGGAGCTGGTGCGTATCTCTTGAAACCACCAAGTGCAGAGGAAATTGAACGGACAATGATCATTGCAGCTGCGCGTTTTGCAGACCTCTTGGAATTACGCCGGCTCAATGCAGAATTGAAACAAGCTTTAGATAACGTTAAGGTATTAGGTGGATTGCTCCCTATCTGTGCCAATTGCAAAAGCATTCGTAATGATAAAGGTTATTGGAAGGCAGTAGAGGAATACCTATCAGAAAATAGCGATGTGCATTTTTCGCATAGTCTGTGTCCGGCCTGCATAGACAAGCTGTATCCGGACTATAAGCCGAAGAAAAACCAGTAG
- a CDS encoding bacteriohemerythrin — MPLIEWDNAFSVGNREIDEHHKKFFHIINMLFDSMKTGEKEEILLPVLKELQQYVQYHFKAEESLMKMYAYPNISSHKAEHEDAIQKVNKFIIDYERKDDKLAIDVLNFLSNWLQNHILQTDRKYIPYLNKKI, encoded by the coding sequence ATGCCTCTTATTGAGTGGGATAACGCATTTTCAGTCGGCAATAGGGAGATTGACGAGCATCATAAAAAATTCTTTCATATTATCAATATGCTCTTCGATTCAATGAAAACTGGAGAAAAAGAAGAAATACTCCTACCTGTTTTGAAAGAATTGCAGCAATATGTTCAATATCATTTCAAAGCAGAAGAATCATTGATGAAAATGTACGCGTATCCAAATATTTCCAGTCACAAGGCAGAGCATGAAGATGCTATACAAAAAGTAAATAAATTTATCATCGATTATGAACGAAAAGATGATAAACTTGCGATCGATGTACTGAACTTCTTGAGCAATTGGCTCCAGAATCATATTCTTCAAACAGATAGAAAATATATTCCTTATCTGAATAAAAAAATATAA